ATGTGTACGTCAACATGAAAATTAACGTGAAACTCAATGTTAACGTAGAAGTGAACGTGAACTTCAATGTTAAaatcaatgtaataacaacttAAATTTCAACGTGAAAGTTCACGTGAACGTTAATATAAACATCAACGTCAACCTGAACATGAACATAAATATCCAcgtgaacatcaatgtgaactttaatgcaaacatcaatatgaacatcaatgtgaaaATCACCATAAACATCAAAGCGAACGTTAACATgaacgtgaatgtcaatgtgaacatgaAATTTTACGTCAACGTGAATATGATCGTCAACTTGAACATCAACGTGAACGTCAATTAGAACAGCAACGTGAACGTTAAAGTCAATGTTAACATCAATGAAAACATCCATAAAATTGTCAATTTAAACtgaaacatcaacatcaatattaACGTAGACATCAACGTAAACCACAATGTTAATGTCAACGCGAATATCAACATCAATatgaatgtgaacatcaacatgaacatacaTTCAACGTAAATATGACGTGAATGTTAACGTAAATATTAATGCAACATCAACTGTAATGTAAATTTGAACGTCAATGTGTATTCCAACGTCAACAGTAACGTGAATTTCAATGTGAAAGccaatgtcaacatcaatatgAACGTCAATATGAACGTGATCTTCAATGCAAACATAAACTTGATCTTCAATTTGAACATCAACGTGAATATAAACGTAAGCTTGAAcgtcaatataaatattaacataaatgGAAATGTCAATGTAAATGTAAACGTCAAAGTCTACattaatatcaacatgaacataaacttcaacatcaacataagtgtAAACGTAAATGTCAATATTAAAATGAATGTGTACGTGAACATCTATATAAATATCTATATGAACTTTAAAAGTTACATCAaagaaaatgtgaaaatatacGTTAACATCAATGTGAACGTAAACGTGAACGTTATCATGCACGTATGTTCaaatgtgaacgtcaacgtaAACATTAACTTAAACGTGAACGTGAACTTCAACATAAATGTGAATGTTAATGTCAATGTAAATTTGAACTTAAACATCAAATTAAACTTCGGTGTGAATATCAAAATCAATGTcaacgtgaacatcaatgtaAGTGTCAATATGCATATTACTGTgaatgtgaatgtgaatgtgaacgtcaatgtcaatgtgaacgttaatatgaacattaatgtgaagtatgagtCAACATATACGATAACATCAACCTGAATGTCAAAATAAATGTGAACCTGACTGTCAACCTAAACGTAAGCATTAACGTAAGTGTAACCATCAATGTATATGTCAAAGTCATTGTTAACGTGAATGTTAATGTAAACTTTAATGTGAAGATTAATATTAACGTTAAAATGAACATGAACTTCAATgttaatgtcaatgtcaacgtcaatattgtaacaaccctaaaaaatgaatatgctaagtaatgcttaatgtgtctagaatgcctgcGATTCGACTAGTTTCACACGGTTGATGCTCGTAGAACCAGAGCTCTGAATACTTTCTACATCCAATCCAACTAACTTGGTGAATTTGTTCTACTATAAAATGTTCGGTCCAACCATGTATgtctctcgaatacgaagatttacttgaaggagtctttaccggacttaaaaagggaaaatctaaGGTTTGGacggtctaggggtaaaatggtatttttccaCACTAAGGGTTGTATAtaaattaccctaaatatattattatttatttatttaaaaaggtAGAGGGGCATTTAGGGATGAGAGAACCGAAAATTTGCTCTTGAATTGAAGTCTTGCTCTAGCCGGCTTCGAACcaaggtggaagcaatgaattaagttatttttaatttaagtttgtaAACTAATGTAATttattcatattcattatttattatctgatataaaataaaaggaaatcagattgttaataattaagtaaaaatcTTATATGACtaaatcctaaactagactccttatcctaagaaaactcttttCGCCCACGCTCATCTATCTCTCTCACTTCTCTAACATTGTCACTCACGATTCTCTATGccaaaaaactacaaaaaaacaTTAGTTAAATCAAAATTCTTCACACATGAAAAACTCAcaacgaaaatataagaaaacaaacaaaatcaatcacgtaggcaaagagaagaTTGTCCATCGAGTCGGTGTTGACTTCAACGAAATTTGGACGTAATTTATGGAGAATATTTTGGACAGAAATTCGAGGTTTGAACGTCATAAAAGTTATGGGTTTCTTACTCTTGGTACCtatcccaagagacccttaaggaTCAGATGAATCTACAGCAAAACAAGGTTTATTCCCGTTCCCTAGTATCCCTTTGATCTAaatgtgaaataggttagagatcatgttgtttgtatgtttgttgttagtttaagtatgaagtttGATTTTCGTGTTAATGTATTCTTGATTATGTTTTTGGAATTGTTAGAATGTTAAGTAATGTCaaccgaaagtatgtgaaaatatttttatggttgaattttatgtgcgaatgtttgtgtaaatcatgaggtgtaaAAGTGTTGTAATGTTGCTGGACGAAATGGTAATTATTtgcttaatataatcatcaaaataatacacttaaagatgcaccaaatgatccacgaaatgccttaagaattaacgtatgaatgatgataaaaagaagcagaaaatagtgaacaaatattAACCATTTGGTTGGTTGGGTTTGTCCAAACAAGATTGTAcaaaatgcattaaaaaatgaatgtaaaaaaaGTGAGGTCACTAAGGATTGAACCCAatacatcattacatgaaatcaacaaaaaaaatcaacaaagatTAAGGCAAAAATTGATTGGAAGAGACTAAATTTTAGTCTGCTGGAAATTGTAGTCTCGgccaactttttaaaaaatgagcttcgtttaaatttttttaaaaaaatgtgaggtcattgggtATTGAAACCATGACAtcactaaatgaaaatttcatataaatttcgtgagaaaaatgcaaggaaaagtagttgtggtgagtggggatagaacccacaacctcttgactggatgagagagttaggagaaaaataaagtagaaaataaatgtggGGAGTGGatattgaacccacaacctctttgatAGGTGAGTAATTTAagagataaaataaaagaaaaataatgagcttgttgggaattgaacccacaacctccttgacataaacgaaaaaggagaggagaaaaataaagaaaatactatGGGGTTGATAGGGATCAAACTAGAGTCCCCCAAATCTAAAAAATGctattatcaagtttaaaataatattaagtgtTTTCCAAGGTATTTGAAATCGGATTCCCTTTCCCAATTACGCATTGACACGTAAGTCATAAGTAagtaaatatttgatgaatgcTGCCTTTAAAGATCAAAATTAATATGTTGGCATATCTACATGATGATAAGTCTTGTAGcacataaatatgaatcacctagacaacctatgaatgaagcccaatggtttgtatgtatagacccataagtgtagcatacgtttaaaactgagtgaacctaagatgtatgtaatgaaatgatgaaacatTAGAAGGGATTAGTACGAGTGTAAAATACATtaaatggacaagtgcattgtcatattataaaatgaacaatgaaacgatgaaatgaacaatgaaatgatgaatccctagaagggttaagtaagagtctGAAACACACCAAATGGCGAAGGGCATTGACAtgtgatgaaataaacattcacgtaaaaaggggtgagtaagtATGAAGAGATAATGTtgtaatgataatgaatgtggtgacaacatgatatgaggctaatgtaaaagatgagagcaatctcaaatgagcctaagtaaatgttaccaaaatgtactcacctataagAGTGTAAACCTAATGAAGAAACTAGTCTTTATGAACACtgtaatgaaagtattgagattaacatacttattactaatgatgagatgagaaatcatctattgagctacgatgacctcatgctagaagcaaacatccatgatgtatgagttgaatgtaacggaactttatactgagcaccatTAGACTagatatgagcggtgatgccgtCTTTCGGGAAAGGCAGatgttcacataactctcatgagatgagactgtccggcatgccgggcatgggtctccttatatctcctagtctccgaatctatactaccaatatagggatctggagGGGTTGAATACTGATGTactctagcatgttttgggtaacTTTGGCTGGTCATTCcaccttttttcggtgtggggtttcatgacactggatttcatgatgttgatatgatctatgttgggtaaagttgaagttcctaGTGAATGAATGAGaccagcctcaaatgaagcaTATAATAAAACGAATGATACCAaatgtgttaggataggataatcaatagGTGATTTAGATTCAAGTAACGACATTATGTCATTCTTGATTATTGCAaaacaaacccgatgaaagtcttaaactacatcttaggtatagctggtgtttacactggccctTGAATGAAacgaaatgaagtacgtatgaatgaatgaagcagactccgTATTTTCTAAATTAGACTCCTTAGTTGATGTcctatatgttgagccctcatttttgggatgtcttaatgtcaagtcccttaattcaaggtctcatggcatacgaatgaaaaaatatgaacaactttatgtgttatatgaataatgatatgtgctatgtgtatgCTATTTTGTAATGTGTGAAAAATgttcatggcataactttcctaatcaaaatttggaaagatCATAAACTTTTGTAATCCAATTTTGGAAAgaacactcactttcctaatctcagTTAGGCAATtccactgacttgaccttctaaaatcatgttgttaggaaagagatattcttactcatgcatgcacatggtgtgtgcttgcatatacccatacctATTACAATTgcgtactaaccctatacaactctataGTCTTacgtgcaggcacaggtggacgctagagctacagatTGACGCTGAAGTTATCCAAACGTGGAGCATTCATAAAgatttggtaggccctcatgctttcaaggagatttgcccattatattctagcttagttataggattgatctagtggagtatgttccactagcttTTCTTTCCACTTTAGTTCAGCCATTGTGTTGGTGCCATTATTTCATGTATACATATAATgctatattaaaatatttctttcattgatgatcttaatgttagatggttgatggtgaataATTATGAATCTAATCAAATGATAAGGAtatatgttaagaaacaaaaagtttcaaattttccgctaaattaacctagatgaagtaagagtGACTTCATTACgattgtctgcgacctctgagaggtcaacgacaccgGTATAGTTGGGGAATAGACTCCAGTCGTGACAAATATCAACGTgaacatgaacgtcaatgtaaatattaaagtaaaaatCACCATAAACGTCAATATCAACGTTAACGTTAACATGCACATCAACATTAATATCAAGATCAACGTCAACCCTAACGTCCACGTTAATGTGTGCACGATCATGAAATTTGATATAAACGTCAACGTGAATGTGAACGTGAATATCAATGTAAATGTCAATGTTAACGTCAATGAGAATATGAACATCAACctgaacatcaacatgaacatgaacGTCAACGTAAACATTATCAACATTAATATAATTGTCAATGTTAATGTGTACATTAACGTCAATGTAAATGGAAATGTAAATATGAACATcaacaaacacataaacataaatatCCCTATACACGTAAATGTCCACGTCAACGATAACATAAaagccaacatcaacatcaacatctacgtaaacatgaacataaaaatcaacctgaacatcaacatgaattTAAATGTCAACGTCAATTGAAAATGAGCATCAACATCAATTCAATGTAAATGTAAACATAAATGTCAACATTAACGTCAAACTAAACGGGAATGTAAACGTAGATGTTAACGTCAATGTGTACGtgaacaataattttaaaattaacatcAATGTCAATTCAACTTCAACGTCAAAGTCAATGTGTGcgtcaatgtcaacatcaactTCAATGACAGCATCAACATTAATGTGAATGTCAATatgaatgtgaacatcaacTTCAATATCAACGTTAATGACTATGTGAACTTCAAGTTCAACGTTAACGTCAACATATGTGTAAACATAAACATCAGCGTGAATGTCATCATAAACCTCACCAGAAATATCAATGTAAACGTCACCATAAGCATCAACCTAGAcatgaatatgaacatgattGTGAAAATCAATGGGAATGTCGTAATAAACATGAAACTAAACATGAAAGTCAACATTAACGTGATCATCAATGTGAACCTGAACGTCAACGTCAACTTctacatcaacatcaacatcaacatcaacctAAGAGTAATCAAGAACGTTAACATGaatgtaaacatcaacatcaatgtgaacatGAACATCCACGTCAATataaatgtgaacgtcaacaatgtcaataaaaatattaacatgaatgtcaacatcaacTCGAACGTGAACATGAATatcaacgtcaatgtaaacGGAAATGTGAACTTCAACGTTAAATTTAATGTTAACGTCAACATTAACATTAACAttaatgtgaacgtcaatgttaacattaaatttaatgtgaacatcaatgttaACGTTAATATGAATGTCCACATCTACGGGAATGTCAATGTTAATATGAACGTGAACGTGAACGTCAAcgtaaatataaatatcaatgtCAACGTCAGTgtaaatgtgaacatcaacatcaacttcAATGTAATCGACAATGTGAATGCCAATGTTAACATtaacatgaacgtcaatgtgaatgCAACCATGAATgtaaatgtcaatgtcaacatgaatTAGACcgtcaatgtcaacatgaatTAGACCGTCAATGTGAATAttaatgtgaatgtcaatgtcaatgtcattGTGAATGTaaatatcaacatcaacgtcatcatcaaagtaaattgcaaatgtgaacgtcaatgcttacatcaatgtaaatctgaacttcaacatcaacatcactGTGAACATGAACGTGAATGTCAACGTGCACGTAAACTTAAACGTGAATGTCAACATGAATGTGAACGTTGATGTCAATGTTAATGTGAGCttgaacatcaacatgaacgtcAACATTAATGTAATcatcaatgtgaacatcaacgtcaatgtgaacgtgaaggtgaacgtcaatgtcaatgtgaacgtcaacataaacATGAATGATAAAATCAATATGAACGATAACATTAACATGAACAGCGACGTAAATGTGAACATGAAC
The sequence above is a segment of the Solanum lycopersicum chromosome 10, SLM_r2.1 genome. Coding sequences within it:
- the LOC104649814 gene encoding uncharacterized protein encodes the protein MDVFIDVNIDFNVHVAVLIDVHVDVQVDDHIHVDVKFHVHIDIHVHVNVRFDVYGDFHIDVHIDVCIKVHIDVHVDIYVHVQVDVDVYINVHVHVHIHGHVHIHINVDIYVDIEVDVYVDVDVDVDIDVEVNVDIHVHIVVDIVVHIDVDVQFTFTCSH
- the LOC138338757 gene encoding uncharacterized protein; its protein translation is MRFGRKGKLSPMYVGPYEILHRVGEVAYELAFTTELGSVHPVFHVSMLKKCLGDPALILHVEGLGTDEDLSYEEVPVEILDRQVKWRRNEEIVTVTIHIDVNVDVHIDVHVRVHVDVYIDIHDDVHVDVDVDLNFYFDIDVDIYVDVSTDIYIDIYVHVDIDVDVKVHAKVHIYVNVNVDVLVDVYIDIYINVDIDLYIDVHIYVNAYVDVFVHVHIYVAVHVNVIVHIDFIIHVYVDVHIDIDVHLHVHIDVDVHIDDYINVDVHVDVQAHINIDINVHIHVDIHVDVDVDVDVEVDVDVQVHIDDHVDAYGDVYIDISGEVYDDIHADVYVYTYVDVNVELEVHIVINVDIEVDVHIHIDIHINVDAVIEVDVDIDAHIDFDVEVDFYVHVYVDVDVDVGFYVIVDVDIYVYRDIYVYVFVDVHIYISIYIDVNVHINIDNYINVDNVYVDVHVHVDVQVDVHILIDVNIDIYIDIHVHIHVDVYIKFHDRAHINVDVRVDVDLDINVDVHVNVNVDIDVYGDFYFNIYIDVHVHVDICHDWSLFPNYTGVVDLSEVADNRNEVTLTSSRLI